In a genomic window of Penaeus vannamei isolate JL-2024 chromosome 10, ASM4276789v1, whole genome shotgun sequence:
- the LOC113816718 gene encoding fez family zinc finger protein 2 yields MDNFEYIFSYPSDVAASQYGSDAAGYAWTFGDVVGVSSRDIMDHLIGAPLPPPKRQRLRPPSDLSGCQPSYASYSTPFVGRPSQSDLDAASWLASVSAPHEKEAISPSPAPAPPSVSQEFKSALGPVTVTFLSPQVTSSPTPPDSSGRRRKNAHCHLCDKRFESRYKLKMHVNTHTGARPFTCDVCGKGFMRRTTLNAHRTIHDASQFSCPTCNRPFKRSSERLIHILLKVCLRKQRILRRTTSGWFCDVCNEGVPQPEEHRCPVKGRRRQCPVCEMDFGGQRDHKMLTHVRQDHPEFLASL; encoded by the coding sequence ATGGATAACTTTGAGTACATTTTTTCTTATCCGTCTGACGTGGCTGCCTCTCAATATGGGTCTGACGCGGCTGGATATGCTTGGACGTTTGGAGACGTTGTGGGGGTGTCCTCGAGGGACATCATGGACCACTTAATAGGAGCGCCCTTGCCGCCCCCGAAGAGACAGCGCCTTCGACCTCCGAGTGATCTCTCAGGGTGTCAGCCTTCCTATGCGAGTTACTCCACTCCCTTTGTTGGGAGGCCATCGCAATCGGATCTGGACGCAGCTTCATGGTTGGCCTCGGTGTCTGCGCCCCACGAAAAGGAGGCGATTTCACCCTCGCCTGCTCCAGCGCCTCCTTCAGTAAGCCAAGAATTCAAGAGCGCTCTCGGCCCCGTCACTGTCACCTTCCTGTCGCCGCAGGTAACATCCTCTCCAACGCCTCCTGATTCCTCCGGCCGCAGAAGGAAGAACGCCCACTGTCATCTCTGCGACAAGCGCTTCGAGAGTCGCTACAAGTTAAAGATGCACGTCAATACCCACACGGGTGCTCGGCCCTTCACGTGCGACGTGTGCGGCAAGGGCTTCATGCGACGGACCACCCTCAACGCACATCGGACCATCCACGACGCCTCCCAGTTCTCGTGTCCCACCTGCAACCGCCCCTTCAAGCGCTCGTCCGAAAGGCTTATTCACATCCTGTTGAAGGTGTGTCTACGGAAGCAAAGAATCCTTCGTCGGACGACCAGCGGCTGGTTTTGTGATGTGTGCAATGAAGGCGTTCCCCAGCCGGAGGAACATCGGTGTCCTGTCAAAGGTCGTCGACGTCAGTGCCCTGTCTGCGAGATGGACTTCGGCGGGCAGCGCGACCACAAGATGTTGACTCATGTCCGCCAGGATCACCCAGAGTTCCTGGCTTCGTTGTAA
- the LOC113816716 gene encoding fez family zinc finger protein erm, with translation MDNFEYMFSYPSDVAASQYGSDAAGYAWTFGDVVGVSSRDIMDHLLGAPLPPPKRQCVRPPSDLSWCQPSYASYSTPFIGRPSESDLDAASWLASVSAPHEREVISPPPAPVPPSISQEFKSALGPVTVTFLSPQVTSSPTPPASSGRRRKNAHCHLCDKRFESRYKLKMHVNTHTGARPFTCDVCGKGFMRRTTLNAHRTIHDASQFSCPTCNRPFKRSSERLIHILLKVCLRKQRILRRTTSGWFCDVCNEGVPQPEEHRCPVKGRRRQCPVCGMDFGGQRDHKMLTHVRQDHPEFLASL, from the coding sequence ATGGATAACTTTGAGTACATGTTTTCTTATCCGTCTGACGTGGCTGCCTCTCAGTATGGGTCTGACGCGGCTGGATATGCTTGGACGTTTGGAGACGTTGTGGGGGTGTCCTCGAGGGACATCATGGACCACTTACTAGGAGCACCCTTGCCGCCCCCGAAGAGACAGTGCGTTCGACCTCCGAGTGATCTCTCATGGTGTCAGCCTTCCTATGCAAGTTACTCCACTCCCTTTATTGGGAGGCCATCGGAATCGGATCTGGATGCAGCTTCGTGGTTGGCCTCGGTGTCTGCTCCCCACGAAAGGGAGGTGATTTCACCCCCGCCTGCTCCAGTGCCCCCTTCAATAAGCCAAGAATTCAAGAGCGCTCTCGGCCCCGTCACTGTCACCTTCCTGTCGCCGCAAGTAACCTCCTCTCCAACTCCTCCTGCGTCCTCCGGCCGCAGAAGGAAGAACGCCCACTGTCATCTCTGCGACAAGCGCTTCGAGAGTCGCTACAAGTTAAAGATGCACGTCAATACCCACACGGGTGCTCGGCCCTTCACGTGCGACGTGTGCGGCAAAGGCTTCATGCGACGGACCACCCTCAACGCACATCGAACCATCCACGACGCCTCCCAGTTCTCGTGTCCCACCTGCAACCGCCCCTTCAAGCGCTCGTCCGAAAGGCTTATTCACATCCTGCTGAAGGTGTGTCTACGGAAGCAAAGAATCCTTCGTCGGACAACCAGCGGCTGGTTTTGTGATGTGTGCAACGAAGGCGTTCCCCAGCCGGAGGAACATCGGTGTCCTGTCAAAGGTCGTCGACGTCAGTGCCCTGTCTGCGGGATGGACTTCGGCGGGCAGCGCGACCACAAGATGTTGACTCATGTCCGCCAGGATCACCCAGAGTTCCTGGCTTCGCTGTAA
- the LOC113816719 gene encoding fez family zinc finger protein 2-like: MRQEFGQAVTLTCRDRPQVKNHSKASSRSIPSPVFLSFKMDNFEYIFSYPSDVAASQYGSDAAGYALTFGDVVRVSSRDIMDHLLGAPLPPPKRQCVRPPSDLSWCQPSYASYSTPFIGRPSQSDLDAASWLASVSAPHEKEAISPSPAPVPPSVSQEFKSALGPVTVTFLSPQVTSSPTPPAISARRRKNAQCHLCDKRFESRYKLKMHVNTHTGARPFTWDVCGKGFMRRTTLNAHRPIHDASQFSCPTCNRPFKRSSERLIHILLKVCLRKQRILRRTTSGWFCDVCNEGVPQPEEHRCPVKGRRRQCPVCGMDFGGQRDHKMLTHVRQDHPEFLASL, from the coding sequence ATGAGGCAGGAATTCGGGCAAGCTGTGACCTTGACCTGTAGAGATCGTCCTCAGGTCAAGAACCATTCAAAAGCCTCTTCCCGCTCGATTCCCTCACCAGTGTTCCTCTCGTTCAAGATGGATAACTTTGAGTACATTTTTTCTTATCCGTCTGACGTGGCTGCCTCTCAGTATGGGTCTGACGCGGCTGGATATGCTTTGACATTTGGGGACGTTGTGAGGGTGTCCTCGAGGGACATCATGGACCACTTGCTAGGAGCACCCTTGCCGCCCCCGAAGAGACAGTGCGTTCGACCTCCGAGTGATCTCTCATGGTGTCAGCCTTCCTATGCGAGTTACTCCACTCCCTTTATTGGGAGGCCATCGCAATCGGATCTGGACGCAGCTTCATGGTTGGCCTCGGTGTCTGCGCCCCACGAAAAGGAGGCGATTTCACCCTCGCCTGCTCCAGTGCCTCCTTCAGTAAGCCAAGAATTCAAGAGCGCTCTCGGCCCCGTCACTGTCACCTTCCTGTCGCCGCAGGTaacctcctctccaacccctcctgcTATCTCCGCCCGCAGAAGGAAGAACGCCCAATGTCATCTCTGCGACAAGCGCTTCGAGAGTCGCTACAAGTTAAAGATGCACGTCAATACCCACACGGGTGCTCGGCCCTTCACGTGGGACGTGTGCGGCAAGGGCTTCATGCGACGGACCACCCTCAACGCACATCGGCCCATCCACGACGCCTCCCAGTTCTCGTGTCCCACCTGCAACCGCCCCTTCAAGCGCTCGTCCGAAAGGCTTATTCACATCCTGCTGAAGGTGTGTCTACGGAAGCAAAGAATCCTTCGTCGGACAACCAGCGGCTGGTTTTGTGATGTGTGCAACGAAGGCGTTCCCCAGCCGGAGGAACATCGGTGTCCTGTCAAAGGTCGTCGACGTCAGTGCCCTGTCTGCGGGATGGACTTCGGCGGGCAGCGCGACCACAAGATGTTGACTCATGTCCGCCAGGATCACCCAGAGTTCCTGGCTTCGTTATAA
- the LOC113816715 gene encoding fez family zinc finger protein 2 — MDNFEYIFSYPSDVAASQYGSDAAGYAWTFGDVVGVSSRDIMDHLLGAPLPPPKRQCVRPPSDLSWCQPSYASYSTPFVGRPSESDLDAASWLASVSAPHEKEAISPSPAPAPPSVSQEFKSALGPVTVTFLSPQVTSSPTPPASSGRRRKNAHCHLCDKRFESRYKLKMHVNTHTGARPFTCDVCGKGFMRRTTLNAHRTIHDASQFSCPTCNRPFKRSSERLIHILLKVCLRKQRILRRTTSGWFCDVCNEGVPQPEEHRCPVKGRRRQCPVCGMDFGGQRDHKMLTHVRQDHPEFLASL, encoded by the coding sequence ATGGATAACTTTGAGTACATTTTTTCTTATCCGTCTGACGTGGCTGCCTCTCAATATGGGTCTGACGCGGCTGGATATGCTTGGACGTTTGGAGACGTTGTGGGGGTGTCCTCGAGGGACATCATGGACCACTTACTAGGAGCGCCCTTGCCGCCCCCGAAGAGACAGTGCGTTCGACCTCCGAGTGATCTCTCATGGTGTCAGCCTTCCTATGCAAGTTACTCCACTCCCTTTGTTGGGAGGCCATCGGAATCGGATCTGGACGCAGCTTCATGGTTGGCCTCGGTGTCTGCGCCCCACGAAAAGGAGGCGATTTCACCCTCGCCTGCTCCAGCGCCTCCTTCAGTAAGCCAAGAATTCAAGAGCGCTCTCGGCCCCGTCACTGTCACCTTCCTGTCGCCGCAGGTaacctcctctccaacccctcctgcGTCCTCCGGCCGCAGAAGGAAGAACGCCCACTGTCATCTCTGCGACAAGCGCTTCGAGAGTCGCTACAAGTTAAAGATGCACGTCAATACCCACACGGGTGCTCGGCCCTTCACGTGCGACGTGTGCGGCAAAGGCTTCATGCGACGGACCACCCTCAACGCACATCGAACCATCCACGACGCCTCCCAGTTCTCGTGTCCCACCTGCAACCGCCCCTTCAAGCGCTCGTCCGAAAGGCTTATTCACATCCTGCTGAAGGTGTGTCTACGGAAGCAAAGAATCCTTCGTCGGACGACCAGCGGCTGGTTTTGTGATGTGTGCAACGAAGGCGTTCCCCAGCCGGAGGAACATCGGTGTCCTGTCAAAGGTCGTCGACGTCAGTGCCCTGTCTGCGGGATGGACTTCGGCGGGCAGCGCGACCACAAGATGTTGACTCATGTCCGCCAGGATCACCCAGAGTTCCTGGCTTCGTTGTAA
- the LOC138862846 gene encoding fez family zinc finger protein 2-like encodes MDNFEYIFSYPSDVAASQYGSDAVGYAWTFGDVVGVSSRDIMDHLLGAPMPPPKRQCVRPPSDLSWCQPSYASYSTPFVGRASESDLDTASWLASVSAPHEKEAISPSPDPAPPSVSQCHLCDKRFESRYKLKMHVNTHTGARPFTCDVCGKGFMRRTTLNAHRTIHDASQFSCPTCNRPFKRSSERLIHILLKVCLRKQRVLRRTTSGWFCDVCNEGVPQPEEHRCPVKGRRRQCPVCGMYFGGQRDHKMLTHVRQDHPEFLASL; translated from the coding sequence ATGGATAACTTTGAGTACATTTTTTCTTATCCGTCTGACGTGGCTGCCTCTCAGTATGGGTCTGACGCGGTTGGATATGCTTGGACGTTTGGAGACGTTGTGGGGGTGTCCTCGAGGGACATCATGGACCACTTACTAGGAGCGCCCATGCCGCCCCCGAAGAGACAGTGCGTTCGACCTCCGAGTGATCTTTCATGGTGTCAGCCTTCCTATGCAAGTTACTCCACTCCCTTTGTTGGGAGGGCATCGGAATCGGATCTGGACACAGCTTCATGGTTGGCCTCGGTGTCTGCGCCCCACGAAAAGGAGGCGATTTCACCCTCGCCTGACCCAGCGCCTCCTTCAGTAAGCCAATGTCATCTCTGCGACAAGCGCTTCGAGAGTCGCTACAAGTTAAAGATGCACGTCAATACCCACACGGGTGCTCGGCCCTTCACGTGCGACGTGTGCGGCAAAGGCTTCATGCGACGGACCACCCTCAACGCACATCGAACCATCCACGACGCCTCCCAGTTCTCGTGTCCTACCTGCAACCGCCCCTTCAAGCGCTCGTCCGAAAGGCTTATTCACATCCTGCTGAAGGTGTGTCTACGGAAGCAAAGAGTCCTACGTCGGACAACCAGCGGCTGGTTTTGTGATGTGTGCAACGAAGGCGTTCCCCAGCCGGAGGAGCATCGGTGTCCTGTCAAAGGTCGTCGACGTCAGTGCCCTGTCTGCGGGATGTACTTCGGCGGGCAGCGCGACCACAAGATGTTGACTCATGTCCGCCAGGATCACCCAGAGTTCCTTGCTTCGTTGTAA